One part of the Bacteroidota bacterium genome encodes these proteins:
- a CDS encoding sodium:solute symporter, with protein sequence MNSFSFIDYAIVVVYLIFAALWGRFIGGEQKSVKDYFLGDKKVNWWLATFSIVAAETSTLTFISIPGVAYLTNLNFLQVTLGYLIGRIIVARLLLPLYFKGELSTAYAFLEERFGKKTRTTASIVFIFTRVAGDGVRLFATAIPVKLLLDIDYPYAILIIVAVTLVYTYTGGLRGVIWVDAIQMFIYIGGAIISSVFLYYVIPGDVFAKLSSDGIAQKLDVFNLGFGKSVSEFFQTPYTLLAGLTGGAFLSMASHGTDQLVVQRLLATGDLKSAQKSVIMSGVIIVFQFALFLFLGILLYIFFEGRQFAKPDEVFPYFIIHDLPTGVKGILVAGLMAAALSTLAGSVSSLASSSFYDISSMFGKNKLSEEQQLKLSKRLIIVWAAVLAVSAFFFMEIKGAAVEVALSIASFTFGGLLGTFLLGIVNRRADQRDAITGFLISIAAMTIIVSLKLYAWTWFTLTGVSVCLIAGGISSILRKKTTPE encoded by the coding sequence TTGAACTCTTTTTCCTTTATCGATTATGCAATAGTTGTTGTTTACCTCATTTTTGCCGCACTTTGGGGCAGGTTTATCGGTGGTGAGCAGAAAAGTGTAAAAGACTATTTCCTCGGCGACAAAAAAGTAAACTGGTGGCTCGCGACTTTTTCCATTGTGGCAGCCGAAACAAGCACCCTCACTTTTATTTCAATTCCCGGTGTTGCATACCTTACAAATCTAAACTTCCTTCAGGTGACCCTCGGCTATCTCATTGGCAGGATAATCGTCGCACGGCTTTTGCTGCCTCTCTACTTCAAGGGGGAACTCTCTACCGCCTATGCCTTTCTTGAAGAAAGATTTGGGAAAAAAACCAGAACAACAGCCTCAATTGTTTTCATTTTTACCCGGGTTGCAGGTGATGGAGTCAGACTTTTTGCCACCGCCATACCGGTAAAACTCCTCCTCGATATCGACTATCCCTATGCCATCCTTATCATTGTGGCTGTTACTCTTGTTTACACCTATACAGGAGGATTGAGGGGTGTCATTTGGGTGGACGCAATTCAAATGTTTATTTATATCGGCGGGGCAATAATTTCATCCGTATTCCTCTACTATGTAATTCCGGGAGATGTCTTCGCAAAACTCTCATCAGATGGAATTGCTCAAAAGCTCGATGTCTTCAATTTGGGATTTGGTAAAAGTGTAAGTGAATTTTTCCAAACGCCCTACACTCTCCTTGCCGGTTTAACTGGAGGTGCCTTTCTGTCGATGGCATCGCACGGAACAGACCAGCTTGTAGTCCAAAGACTCCTTGCTACAGGTGATTTAAAGAGCGCCCAAAAATCTGTCATCATGAGTGGAGTTATAATAGTTTTTCAGTTTGCTTTGTTCCTGTTCCTCGGAATTCTCCTCTATATCTTTTTTGAAGGAAGACAATTCGCCAAACCGGACGAGGTATTCCCATATTTCATTATTCATGATCTTCCAACGGGTGTAAAGGGAATTCTTGTGGCGGGACTTATGGCAGCGGCACTCTCCACCCTGGCAGGTTCTGTCAGCTCACTCGCTTCCTCCTCGTTTTATGATATTTCAAGCATGTTTGGCAAAAATAAACTCTCCGAAGAACAGCAGTTAAAACTCTCAAAGAGACTCATAATAGTTTGGGCTGCGGTTCTTGCTGTTTCAGCTTTTTTCTTCATGGAGATCAAAGGTGCGGCTGTTGAGGTGGCGCTGAGTATAGCATCATTTACCTTTGGCGGACTGCTTGGCACCTTCCTCCTCGGAATTGTAAACAGGAGAGCTGATCAGCGGGATGCCATAACAGGATTTCTCATTTCAATTGCAGCGATGACCATTATTGTCTCTCTCAAACTTTACGCATGGACCTGGTTTACACTCACCGGTGTTTCTGTCTGCCTCATAGCCGGCGGAATCTCCTCCATTTTACGGAAGAAAACCACACCCGAATGA
- a CDS encoding STAS domain-containing protein — MNFAISHIDQVSVVKLSERRLDANISGLVKGEFTNLVKNMNVRKLVIDLSDVESCDSSGLSTLLVANRLISSVHGGLRIVCPSKKILNLIEVTKLDRVLTLSKTIDEALNDLKLIH, encoded by the coding sequence ATGAATTTTGCAATCAGTCATATCGACCAGGTTTCAGTTGTAAAATTGAGTGAACGACGGCTCGATGCCAATATCTCGGGTCTCGTAAAAGGTGAATTTACCAACCTTGTGAAAAACATGAATGTAAGAAAACTGGTGATAGACCTCTCTGATGTCGAAAGTTGCGACAGCAGCGGGCTCAGCACCCTTTTGGTTGCCAACCGGCTCATAAGTTCTGTTCACGGCGGACTTCGAATTGTCTGTCCGTCTAAAAAGATACTCAATTTAATCGAAGTGACGAAGCTCGACAGGGTGCTTACTCTTAGCAAAACCATTGACGAGGCTTTAAACGACCTTAAATTGATTCACTGA
- the ligA gene encoding NAD-dependent DNA ligase LigA, whose protein sequence is MTPKNPEKRIQKLSDEIKYHDHRYYVLSDPEITDLEYDMLYKELELLEKEFPEFVLADSPTKRVGSDLENDFKPVPHKYPMLSLANTYNEGELFDFDRRVREGLPPGETVEYVVEYKIDGLSVSLHYENSYLVTGATRGDGVTGEDVTGNVKTIRSIPLSVDVSLLQPETVSHFEVRGEVYMEKAVFNRLNEERARKGEKTFANPRNLASGTLKLLNPAESAKRPLSIFTYYFLSDSNPNKTQFENLEYLQTLGFRVNKHFKLCNSISEVLEFCHRLEEIREDLPYEVDGVVIKVNSFRHQEILGSIAKSPRWACAFKFKAKQAKTKLNDITWQVGRTGAITPVAELESVFLAGSTISRATLHNFDEIQKKDIRKGDTVIIEKGGDVIPKVVSVVIEERLPGSPEEQPPACCPVCGSGVYRPENEVAFYCENSECAAQIKGRIEHFASRGAMDIEGLGTSIIDLFVELGYLKTYADIYSLHTHELELKMMDRFGDKSIDNLLKAIETSKTRPFHKVLFAIGIRYVGAGAAKKLADHFQSMDNLANASMEEITEVYEIGESISASVKRFFADEHNRHLIQTLKDAGLIFESEKRAEVSENFFKGKSFVLTGTLSQMKREDAAEKIASLGGKTASSVSKNTDFVIAGESAGSKLEKAQKLGVKIMDEEEFLQKLSSAEIL, encoded by the coding sequence ATGACACCAAAAAACCCGGAAAAAAGAATACAAAAACTAAGTGACGAGATAAAGTACCACGATCATCGTTATTATGTCCTCTCGGATCCGGAGATTACCGATCTCGAATATGACATGCTATACAAAGAACTGGAACTGCTCGAAAAGGAATTTCCTGAATTTGTATTAGCCGACAGTCCGACAAAAAGGGTAGGCAGCGACCTCGAAAATGATTTCAAACCTGTCCCTCATAAATATCCGATGCTCAGCCTTGCCAATACCTACAACGAAGGCGAGTTGTTCGATTTCGACCGAAGAGTAAGGGAAGGACTTCCTCCCGGTGAAACAGTGGAATATGTTGTTGAATACAAAATTGACGGGCTTTCCGTCAGTCTCCACTACGAAAACAGCTACCTCGTTACGGGTGCCACCCGCGGTGACGGTGTTACAGGAGAAGATGTAACCGGAAATGTAAAAACCATCAGATCGATACCCCTTTCCGTGGATGTTTCCCTTCTTCAACCGGAAACTGTCTCTCATTTCGAAGTCCGCGGTGAAGTTTACATGGAAAAAGCGGTATTCAACCGTTTAAATGAGGAGCGGGCACGAAAAGGTGAAAAAACCTTCGCCAATCCACGAAATCTGGCTTCAGGTACCCTGAAACTCCTCAATCCTGCAGAATCCGCAAAACGCCCACTATCCATTTTTACTTATTACTTTTTAAGTGACAGCAACCCCAATAAAACCCAGTTCGAGAACCTTGAATACCTTCAGACGCTTGGTTTCCGTGTGAATAAACACTTCAAACTCTGCAATTCAATATCTGAAGTGCTGGAATTCTGTCATAGACTCGAAGAGATCAGAGAAGACCTGCCTTACGAAGTCGATGGAGTGGTGATAAAAGTAAATTCCTTCCGCCATCAGGAAATTCTCGGAAGTATAGCCAAATCTCCCCGCTGGGCTTGTGCCTTCAAATTCAAAGCCAAACAGGCAAAAACGAAATTAAATGACATTACCTGGCAGGTGGGGCGTACCGGAGCAATTACCCCCGTCGCCGAACTCGAGTCTGTTTTTCTCGCAGGTTCCACTATAAGCAGGGCGACACTTCACAATTTTGATGAAATTCAAAAAAAAGACATTAGAAAAGGCGACACTGTAATCATCGAAAAGGGAGGTGATGTAATCCCGAAAGTTGTCTCTGTGGTTATTGAGGAAAGGCTCCCCGGTTCCCCGGAAGAACAGCCACCGGCATGTTGTCCTGTATGCGGTTCGGGTGTTTACCGTCCTGAAAACGAGGTCGCATTCTACTGCGAAAACAGCGAATGTGCCGCACAAATAAAAGGAAGAATCGAGCATTTTGCTTCCCGTGGTGCGATGGATATCGAAGGTCTCGGCACCTCAATCATAGACCTTTTTGTCGAACTTGGATACCTGAAAACTTATGCGGATATCTACTCGCTTCACACACACGAACTCGAACTTAAGATGATGGACCGTTTCGGTGATAAAAGTATCGACAATCTCCTGAAAGCAATTGAAACGAGCAAAACCAGACCTTTTCACAAAGTTCTTTTTGCCATTGGAATAAGGTATGTGGGAGCAGGTGCTGCCAAAAAACTGGCGGATCACTTCCAAAGCATGGATAATCTGGCAAATGCTTCCATGGAAGAGATCACCGAAGTTTATGAAATTGGTGAATCGATATCCGCGAGCGTAAAAAGATTTTTTGCCGATGAGCATAACCGCCACTTGATTCAAACTCTGAAGGATGCCGGACTCATCTTCGAGTCGGAGAAAAGAGCCGAAGTAAGCGAAAACTTCTTCAAAGGAAAATCTTTTGTACTTACAGGTACACTTTCACAAATGAAAAGGGAAGATGCTGCCGAAAAAATCGCGTCACTCGGTGGAAAAACCGCCTCAAGTGTGAGTAAAAATACCGATTTCGTCATTGCGGGCGAGAGCGCAGGTTCCAAACTTGAGAAGGCTCAGAAACTCGGGGTAAAAATTATGGACGAAGAAGAATTTCTCCAAAAACTTTCTTCTGCCGAAATTTTGTAA
- a CDS encoding helix-turn-helix domain-containing protein → MTHQELGEQLKIARERLGLEVKEAANSIRIDAKFIDKMEQGDFTFLAEVYVKSFLKEYAVVLHLDADEVMEAYKGLRKEPETKHQKPVVAPPPVVPTPQPPPPPKKDSLYNDPVEEPQYVNQPPAAPKVDYQQKIRDWLLAFMANHDKNYFKRLLATKKGYFAIGGVIILLAVILYAIFAGKSGTKEITTDNRQVDELLNGVKDTSKNKFEGAALPETKLPPDADTVIIVINTKDTTKIRAVIDKHDTLKYTLEPAVPKTLNASKQIDLRVENSALLSVILNDKPLELPKKKGVQVFNIGKNGLITKTAAKNDTKKPGKKNTKTK, encoded by the coding sequence ATGACCCACCAGGAATTAGGTGAACAGTTAAAAATCGCCAGAGAGCGATTGGGACTCGAGGTTAAGGAAGCCGCCAATTCAATAAGGATTGACGCAAAGTTTATTGACAAAATGGAACAGGGCGATTTCACTTTCCTCGCGGAAGTCTATGTGAAATCGTTCCTTAAAGAGTATGCCGTGGTACTTCATCTCGATGCGGATGAAGTGATGGAAGCCTACAAAGGTCTCCGTAAGGAACCCGAAACCAAGCATCAAAAGCCGGTTGTAGCTCCACCGCCTGTGGTGCCAACTCCACAACCGCCGCCTCCGCCAAAGAAAGATTCGTTATATAACGATCCTGTTGAGGAACCTCAGTATGTTAATCAGCCCCCTGCGGCTCCCAAAGTTGATTATCAGCAGAAAATCAGGGACTGGCTTCTTGCTTTTATGGCGAATCATGACAAAAATTATTTCAAACGGCTTCTTGCCACGAAAAAAGGCTATTTTGCCATCGGTGGGGTTATTATACTTCTCGCTGTCATTCTCTACGCCATTTTTGCCGGAAAATCGGGCACCAAGGAAATTACCACTGACAACCGTCAGGTCGACGAACTCCTCAATGGGGTGAAAGACACTTCAAAAAATAAATTTGAAGGCGCGGCGCTCCCCGAGACAAAACTGCCGCCTGATGCCGATACGGTTATAATCGTGATCAATACCAAAGATACCACCAAAATCAGAGCGGTCATCGACAAACATGATACTCTGAAATATACTCTCGAACCCGCTGTACCCAAAACATTGAATGCGAGCAAGCAGATTGATCTGCGGGTTGAAAATTCAGCCCTGCTCTCGGTTATTCTGAATGACAAACCTCTCGAACTCCCCAAGAAAAAAGGAGTTCAGGTTTTTAATATCGGTAAAAATGGTCTGATCACTAAAACGGCTGCCAAAAATGACACCAAAAAACCCGGAAAAAAGAATACAAAAACTAAGTGA
- the rsmB gene encoding 16S rRNA (cytosine(967)-C(5))-methyltransferase RsmB, whose protein sequence is MQIEEHRVKDLYTGVRGTAVKILDRIERTDSYLDKLLDHEMKHTDLSGQDKALLYELVHGVVRWMGRLDWILSGFYKGQFSKAIPVLKNALRVALYQVMFLDKIPEYAIVNEAVDFVKKLQGQKPADITNAVLRNIIRSKNGLRYPDPNENLISYLAAYYSHPTWLAKRWVERYGRENVEALMNANNERPVLTLRINQLKVDRQEFESLLQSVNLKYTIGSFSKDFYRLQILTNIQSWQYFAEGYFAIQDESTGMPCLLLDVKPGMRVLDMCAAPGGKSAYIADLMSNSGEIVSLDKFESRVKLMQANLDRLGVSIVKFVTADALEYEDDLFDRVLLDAPCSGLGTLSKKPDIKWKRDLLDIKKLTPLQSDLLQKASEMVKPGGAVVYSTCTIEPEENYEIITKFLLENPNFALDDASNYVDKRIVDENGCIQSLPYRDKMDGAFSARLIRKE, encoded by the coding sequence ATGCAAATAGAAGAACACAGAGTGAAAGATCTTTATACAGGTGTAAGAGGGACTGCAGTCAAAATTCTTGACAGGATCGAGAGAACAGACTCTTATCTCGACAAGTTGCTCGACCACGAAATGAAACATACCGATCTTTCAGGGCAGGACAAGGCTTTGCTTTATGAGCTGGTGCATGGAGTTGTCAGATGGATGGGAAGGCTAGACTGGATCCTCAGCGGGTTCTACAAGGGACAGTTTTCAAAAGCGATACCCGTACTCAAAAATGCTCTTCGTGTGGCTCTTTATCAGGTCATGTTTCTCGACAAGATTCCGGAGTATGCCATCGTCAATGAAGCGGTCGATTTTGTGAAAAAACTTCAGGGGCAAAAACCCGCTGACATCACAAACGCGGTCTTAAGAAACATCATCAGGTCAAAAAACGGACTTCGCTATCCTGACCCGAACGAAAACCTGATCAGTTATTTGGCAGCATACTATTCGCATCCCACATGGCTTGCCAAAAGATGGGTTGAAAGATACGGGCGCGAAAATGTGGAAGCCCTCATGAATGCGAATAACGAGAGACCAGTGTTGACCTTGCGAATAAATCAGCTTAAGGTCGACAGGCAGGAGTTTGAGTCACTTCTTCAGTCTGTGAATTTAAAATACACAATTGGCAGTTTCAGCAAGGATTTCTATCGTCTGCAGATTCTGACGAATATCCAAAGCTGGCAATACTTCGCCGAGGGTTATTTTGCCATTCAGGACGAAAGCACCGGAATGCCCTGTCTCCTTTTGGATGTGAAGCCCGGCATGAGAGTACTCGACATGTGTGCGGCTCCCGGAGGCAAAAGTGCTTACATCGCAGATTTAATGAGTAACTCAGGCGAAATTGTTTCTCTCGACAAGTTCGAAAGCAGAGTAAAACTTATGCAGGCAAATCTCGATCGCCTTGGCGTCTCTATCGTGAAATTCGTTACGGCAGATGCTCTTGAGTACGAAGATGATCTTTTCGATCGCGTTTTGCTCGATGCGCCCTGTTCAGGACTGGGGACTCTCTCAAAAAAACCTGACATCAAATGGAAGAGAGACCTGTTGGATATCAAAAAGCTCACGCCGCTCCAGTCTGATCTGCTTCAAAAGGCGAGTGAGATGGTAAAACCGGGTGGTGCTGTAGTTTACAGTACCTGCACAATCGAACCCGAGGAAAATTACGAGATCATCACGAAGTTCCTTCTCGAAAACCCGAACTTCGCTCTTGATGATGCGTCAAACTATGTTGATAAAAGAATTGTTGACGAGAATGGGTGCATCCAGTCTCTGCCTTACAGGGACAAGATGGACGGTGCATTCTCTGCAAGGTTAATAAGAAAAGAATAG
- a CDS encoding transferase yields MQICLFEDIYFDHFEPMILTRPTYNLFCGIHTLRDKVKRAYPEVDIVFHTRGYLKAFIGLKNPTFKVNEIEHDECLFINGRVIAPPDIAKIIKIDAPGDRLYLNGETIIAAKVSGKKLESVKEGLDDLITLSNFDGIPVEQVEVKYATYIWDLIHANPKEIINDFFAYMEINNIPEKTRVRGTVYDGAVLLAKENIYIHETARILPGAVIDATDGPVFINADAIVYPNAVIEGPVCIGRGTKVKPCASIYHGVTVGKVCKVGGEIEGSIISPYSNKQHSGFMGHAYIGSWVNIGADTNNSDLKNNYGTVKIMVNGEQVDSGQQFLGLIMGDHSKTAINTMFNTGTVVGFSSNIFGAGFPAKYIPSFSWGGADMMTTYDIEKSLETAKRVVQRRNRVISETEEKLFRKVFDLTHKQRRKMGFPY; encoded by the coding sequence ATGCAGATTTGTCTTTTTGAGGATATCTATTTCGATCATTTTGAACCGATGATCCTCACGAGGCCCACTTACAACCTGTTTTGTGGGATACATACACTTCGGGACAAAGTAAAAAGGGCTTATCCGGAAGTCGACATAGTCTTTCATACCAGAGGCTATCTTAAGGCGTTCATCGGTTTGAAGAATCCGACATTCAAGGTTAACGAAATTGAGCATGACGAATGTCTTTTCATCAATGGAAGGGTTATCGCTCCACCGGATATCGCTAAAATAATCAAAATTGACGCTCCTGGTGACAGACTTTATCTAAACGGTGAAACGATTATCGCTGCAAAAGTATCCGGGAAAAAGCTTGAAAGCGTAAAAGAGGGACTCGATGATTTGATCACCCTCTCCAATTTTGACGGTATTCCCGTTGAACAGGTGGAAGTGAAGTATGCCACCTACATTTGGGATCTTATCCATGCAAATCCAAAAGAGATCATTAACGATTTCTTTGCTTACATGGAGATTAATAATATCCCCGAGAAAACCAGAGTAAGAGGGACGGTATATGACGGGGCAGTTTTACTCGCAAAAGAAAATATTTACATCCATGAAACTGCCCGGATTTTGCCCGGAGCAGTAATTGATGCCACTGACGGACCTGTCTTCATCAATGCTGATGCCATCGTTTATCCAAACGCAGTGATCGAAGGTCCCGTATGTATCGGTCGCGGAACAAAAGTTAAACCTTGTGCCTCAATTTATCACGGTGTTACAGTCGGTAAGGTCTGCAAAGTTGGTGGTGAGATAGAAGGAAGTATCATTTCACCCTATTCCAACAAGCAACACTCCGGATTTATGGGTCACGCCTACATCGGAAGCTGGGTAAACATTGGTGCTGATACCAACAACAGTGATCTTAAAAACAACTACGGTACCGTAAAAATAATGGTTAACGGCGAGCAGGTCGACAGCGGACAGCAGTTCCTCGGTCTGATTATGGGTGACCATTCAAAAACAGCAATTAATACCATGTTCAATACCGGTACAGTAGTCGGCTTCTCAAGCAACATATTCGGTGCAGGGTTCCCGGCGAAATACATACCGAGTTTTTCGTGGGGAGGTGCTGACATGATGACCACTTACGATATCGAAAAAAGTCTCGAAACCGCTAAAAGGGTGGTACAGAGACGAAACAGGGTTATTTCCGAAACTGAAGAAAAACTCTTCAGAAAAGTCTTCGATCTTACTCATAAACAGAGAAGAAAGATGGGATTTCCATACTAA
- a CDS encoding type B 50S ribosomal protein L31, whose product MKKGIHPHYRPVVFKDFSCEFAVLSKSTIKATETIVWEDGNTYPLVRLEISSGSHPFFTGKQKLLDTAGRVEKFMRKYSKPGN is encoded by the coding sequence ATGAAAAAAGGCATTCATCCTCACTATAGGCCGGTAGTTTTCAAAGACTTTTCATGTGAGTTCGCAGTTTTGTCGAAATCAACCATAAAAGCCACTGAAACAATCGTATGGGAAGATGGAAATACTTATCCGCTAGTTAGGCTTGAGATTTCCAGTGGTTCACATCCGTTCTTTACCGGTAAGCAGAAACTTCTTGATACCGCCGGTAGAGTAGAGAAGTTTATGAGAAAGTACTCAAAACCAGGGAACTAA
- a CDS encoding DUF5615 family PIN-like protein, whose protein sequence is MQFLIDNNISPKLADYLTQNGYNSVHVKSLGMRSSTDEEIFNYAYQNNYAIISSDSDFGFILSSWKFNHPSLLLLRHIPPRTEIQIRAILEVVLKYGNEISDGSILVISPDKLRIRKLPLFS, encoded by the coding sequence ATGCAATTTTTAATAGACAATAACATCTCTCCTAAACTGGCCGATTACCTTACTCAAAACGGATACAATTCAGTTCATGTGAAGAGCCTTGGAATGCGATCTTCAACGGATGAGGAAATATTCAACTATGCATATCAAAATAACTATGCGATAATCTCATCAGACTCTGATTTTGGTTTTATTCTATCATCCTGGAAATTCAATCATCCCTCACTACTTCTTTTAAGACACATACCCCCTCGTACTGAGATTCAGATAAGAGCTATTCTGGAGGTGGTGTTGAAGTACGGCAATGAAATTTCAGATGGTTCGATACTTGTGATATCTCCTGATAAATTGCGAATCAGAAAATTACCTCTGTTTAGTTGA
- a CDS encoding DUF433 domain-containing protein, producing MELKDRITVNPKIMDGVPCVRNLRMPVATILALLAEGYETKEIIEQHDELEPEDIKAVLKYASEYFRTREFPLAG from the coding sequence ATGGAATTAAAAGACAGAATAACCGTAAATCCAAAAATTATGGATGGTGTCCCCTGTGTGCGAAATTTGAGAATGCCGGTGGCTACCATTCTTGCTCTTCTTGCAGAAGGATACGAAACCAAAGAAATTATTGAACAACACGATGAACTCGAACCGGAAGATATTAAGGCTGTATTAAAATATGCATCTGAATATTTCAGAACCAGAGAATTTCCTTTGGCCGGATGA